From Panicum hallii strain FIL2 chromosome 2, PHallii_v3.1, whole genome shotgun sequence, a single genomic window includes:
- the LOC112883616 gene encoding uncharacterized protein LOC112883616: MEAAAAAMLEAGVGRFSRAPALAAALLAEMWAPLAVALAALATLPSLLRRLQVIVLRLRSRGKEVIQSHIGTYYSSCDEDDDEEEEEEESSDEADTTSSSGEEEQDLKRIGFYEGAAVDSGFPWGGAVVRTWQGLPRAFSCAGGGSARPGPLGGVPAVRLWGAMTASGGEPWWACADEGGCRDGAAAEASSASSDQVVVGWRREHAASRRRRRAPLPHVRTN, encoded by the coding sequence atggaggcggcggcggcggcgatgcttGAGGCCGGGGTGGGGCGGTTCTCGCGGGCTCCGGCGCTGGCCGCGGCGCTGCTGGCCGAGATGTGGGCGCCGCTGGCCGTCGCGCTGGCGGCGCTGGCAACGCTGCCCAGCCTGCTGCGCCGGCTGCAGGTCATCGTGCTGCGCCTGCGGTCGCGCGGGAAGGAGGTCATCCAGTCGCACATCGGGACCTACTACTCGTCCTGCGACGAGGatgacgacgaggaggaggaagaggaggagagcTCCGACGAGGCGGACACCACCAGCTCCTCgggcgaggaggagcaggacttGAAGCGGATCGGGTTCTACGAGGGCGCGGCGGTCGACAGCGGGTTCCCCTGGGGCGGCGCCGTGGTCCGGACCTGGCAGGGCCTGCCGCGCGCCTTCTCCTGCGCCGGCGGAGGGAGCGCGAGGCCGGGCCCCTTGGGCGGCGTCCCCGCGGTGAGGCTGTGGGGAGCCATGAcggccagcggcggcgagcCGTGGTGGGCCTGCGCCGATGAAGGCGGCTGCCGCGacggcgcggccgcggaggcGTCCTCAGCTTCGTCAGACCAGGTGGTGGTCGGGTGGCGGCGCGAGCACGCGGCgtcccggcgccggcggcgcgcccCTCTTCCCCACGTCCGCACCAACTGA